A single window of Lutzomyia longipalpis isolate SR_M1_2022 chromosome 1, ASM2433408v1 DNA harbors:
- the LOC129787460 gene encoding uncharacterized protein LOC129787460: MWKSSILFAVFSFCFLLPLSYASANQVWGMRSAITPIFATSAFDPESLCDGSYGSICGDCFNTVFCLGRNGNHKVTQCDNERKYCNKELNMCVTDPPANQSDCLTGPTTNFNCMGTGFFPHPTNCSIFYECLDSGVAFENTCPPGYSWTGHEMACQQKLTTKDCGTVNCRPYPDTFQLLSTNSAYYAYCDFIVNGQQEVLMFKCQRENEVFNLAKLTCEFACPEEKLYADPDNNSYYYHCYKSGANLVYQYKQCTGGRVFSEPDQNCKFA; encoded by the exons atgtggaaaagttCTATTCTTTTTGCAGTGTTTTCCTTCTGT TTCTTACTTCCATTGAGTTATGCTTCGGCAAACCAAGTATGGGGAATGAGATCAGCTATTACACCAATATTTGCTACATCTGCTTTTGATCCTGAAAGCCTTTGCGATGGCTCTTATGGTTCAATTTGTGGTGATTGTTTCAACACTGTA TTTTGTTTAGGGCGCAATGGGAATCACAAAGTAACGCAATGTGACAATGAAAGGAAATACTGCAACAAAGAGCTCAATATGTGCGTGACTGATCCACCTGCTAATCAATCTGACTGTCTCACTGGACCAACAACAAATTTCAATTGCATGGGCACCGGATTCTTTCCTCATCCCACAAATTGCAGCATCTTCTACGAATGCCTCGACAGTGGAGTGGCTTTTGAGAATACCTGCCCACCTGGGTATTCGTGGACTGGCCACGAAATGGCATGCCAACAGAAGTTAACAACCAAGGATTGTGGAACGGTGAACTGTCGACCATATCCTGATACATTTCAGCTTCTTTCAACAAATAGCGCCTATTATGCGTACTGTGACTTCATTGTAAATGGACAGCAGGAggttttaatgtttaaatgcCAAAGAGAGAatgaagtttttaatttagcaaaaCTCACTTGTGAATTTGCCTGCCCAGAGGAAAAACTCTATGCTGATCCTGACAATAATAGTTACTACTACCATTGCTACAAAAGTGGCGCGAATCTTGTCTATCAGTACAAGCAGTGTACTGGAGGAAGAGTATTTTCTGAACCAGatcaaaattgtaaatttgcctaa